Proteins found in one Mangifera indica cultivar Alphonso chromosome 15, CATAS_Mindica_2.1, whole genome shotgun sequence genomic segment:
- the LOC123197845 gene encoding post-GPI attachment to proteins factor 3-like, whose protein sequence is MANFNWIALLLTLSCLVPSLHASAGDADPIYKACVEECEKTGCVGAKCFQHCNFSSDGKPMGGPWYLQEPLYIRWKQWDCSSDCRYQCMLVREEEREKVGDKPVKYHGKWPFRRVYGIQEPVSVAVSALNLSIQFHGWLSFFILLNYKLPLRPDKKAYYEYTGLWHIYGILAMNFWFWNAVFHSRDVELTEKLGYSSAVALVGFTFILAILRAFDVRDEASRVMVAAPLIAFVTTHILYLNFFNLDYGLNKKVCVTMGIAQLLIWAVWAGVTRHPSRWKLWVVVVGGVVAMLLDIYDFPPYWGFVDAHALYHATSIPLTYLWWSFIRDDAEFRTSTLRKKVK, encoded by the exons ATGGCTAACTTCAACTGGATTGCTCTTCTTCTAACACTTTCTTGTTTGGTTCCTTCTCTTCACGCTAGTGCCGGTGATGCTGATCCGATTTACAA GGCTTGTGTGGAGGAGTGTGAGAAAACTGGATGTGTAGGAGCTAAATGTTTCCAACACTGTAACTTCTCATCTGACGGGAAACCTATGGGTGGACCGTGGTATCTTCAAGAACCACTTTATATCAGGTGGAAACAATGGGACTGCAGCAGTGACTGTCGATATCAATGTATGCTTGTTAGggaagaggagagagaaaaagttgGTGACAAGCCTGTCAAGTATCATGGGAAATGGCCATTCCGTCGTGTTTATGGTATCCAG GAACCTGTTTCTGTTGCTGTCTCTGCACTCAATCTTTCCATACAATTTCATGGTTGGTTGTCCTTTTTCATCCTTCTAAACTACAAGTTGCCGTTGAGGCCGGATAAGAAGGCCTATTACGAATATACTGGTTTGTGGCATATCTATGGAATACTAGCAATGAACTTTTGGTTTTGGAATGCTGTTTTCCATAGTCG AGATGTTGAGTTGACAGAGAAGTTAGGCTATTCATCTGCTGTTGCATTAGTTGGGTTTACATTTATTCTAGCAATACTGAGAGCTTTTGACGTGAGAGATGAAGCTTCCAGGGTTATGGTTGCTGCACCACTGATTGCATTTGTGACAACTCACATCTTGTACCTGAATTTCTTTAATCTTGATTACG GACTGAACAAGAAAGTTTGTGTGACCATGGGTATAGCTCAACTTCTCATATGGGCAGTATGGGCTGGTGTCACCCGTCATCCATCACGCTGGAAACTGTGGGTGGTTGTTGTTGGAGGTGTTGTAGCCATGCTCTTGGACATATACGACTTCCCACCTTACTGGGGTTTTGTTGATGCTCATGCTTTATATCACGCCACTAGCATCCCTCTCACATACCTTTGGTGGAGCTTTATTAGGGACGACGCCGAGTTCAGAACATCAACTCTCCGCAAAAAAGTTAAGTAA
- the LOC123197846 gene encoding dehydration-responsive element-binding protein 1A-like — MEFFSSFSDPHPYSSGFWSPGFDLPAASSPVSDGNSSISCRGNFSDEDVLLAASYPKKRAGRKKFQETRHPVYRGVQRRNSGKWVCEVREPNKKSRIWLGTFPTVEMAARAHDVAALALRGRMACLNFADSAWRLPVPASTDAKDIQKVAAEATEAFRPTQEEGGLKQESEKMVEEERTTMSDEVFFMDEEAVFGMPGLLANMAEGMLLPPPRCEIDGDEAERDGEMSL; from the coding sequence ATGGAGTTTTTCTCTAGTTTTTCTGATCCACATCCTTATTCTTCTGGTTTTTGGTCACCTGGTTTTGACTTGCCTGCTGCTTCTTCTCCGGTATCTGACGGAAACAGTTCTATATCTTGCCGGGGAAATTTTTCCGATGAAGATGTGTTATTGGCTGCGAGCTATCCAAAGAAGCGAGCGGGTCGTAAGAAGTTTCAAGAGACTCGTCACCCAGTGTACCGAGGAGTGCAGCGGAGGAATTCTGGGAAGTGGGTTTGTGAAGTTAGGGAGCCCAATAAGAAGTCGAGGATTTGGCTGGGGACTTTTCCGACAGTGGAAATGGCGGCAAGGGCGCATGACGTGGCAGCGCTTGCTTTGCGAGGGCGAATGGCTTGTTTGAATTTCGCAGACTCAGCCTGGCGACTACCTGTACCAGCTTCAACTGATGCTAAGGATATCCAAAAGGTGGCAGCGGAAGCAACGGAGGCGTTCCGGCCTACACAGGAAGAGGGAGGTTTGAAACAAGAGAGCGAGAAAATGGTTGAAGAAGAGAGGACGACAATGTCGGATGAAGTGTTTTTTATGGATGAAGAAGCAGTTTTTGGAATGCCGGGATTGCTTGCAAATATGGCTGAAGGGATGTTGTTGCCGCCTCCCCGATGTGAAATAGATGGTGATGAAGCGGAAAGAGATGGCGAAATGTCACTTTAG